The Huiozyma naganishii CBS 8797 chromosome 6, complete genome genome includes a window with the following:
- the LTO1 gene encoding ribosome biosynthesis protein LTO1 (similar to Saccharomyces cerevisiae YNL260C; ancestral locus Anc_1.97) — translation MEFDELLNLEEKFYQEGLEEGQNENLKNNFLEGKQFGLQVGFQRYVLLGQMLGLCGMFESLELGNAMLDKNINTIRSLICTIEMNNDEENVENLEKVLVKLKNKFRTILLSVQRLVKEKNKTTGNEQNGKSLNFDDVEKLSRMIAGEMKGFVEDEDVTEAKTTQDQANDW, via the coding sequence ATGGAATTTGACGAGCTGTTAAATCTAGAAGAGAAGTTCTACCAGGAGGGTTTAGAAGAGGGCCAGAacgaaaacttgaagaacaattTCCTCGAGGGAAAGCAGTTTGGGCTACAAGTTGGTTTCCAAAGATATGTGCTCTTGGGTCAGATGCTAGGTCTCTGTGGGATGTTTGAATCGTTGGAGTTGGGGAACGCGATGCTCGATAAAAACATAAACACCATCCGTTCTCTGATATGTACCATTGAGATGAATaacgatgaggagaacGTGGAAAATCTAGAGAAAGTACTTGTTAAACTGAAGAACAAGTTTAGGACCATACTATTGAGTGTACAGCGATTGgtcaaggagaagaacaaaacaacTGGTAACGAGCAAAATGGGAAGTCCTTGAATTTTGATGACGTCGAAAAATTGTCAAGGATGATAGCAGGGGAGATGAAAGGTTTTGTGGAAGACGAGGACGTCACTGAGGCAAAAACTACTCAGGACCAAGCAAACGACTGGTAA